A window of the Bacteroidota bacterium genome harbors these coding sequences:
- a CDS encoding T9SS type A sorting domain-containing protein, whose amino-acid sequence MKTNLTVLLMLLILNNALGQFNAPDHDHFYCSHSKVLNHGNKNLWQGIRTELLSDYDVTFYFLDVAIENNSVFVEGNVTIEADVIESQIDTVAFELIADMTVDSVKVNGIQRAFLRSGDETFIILDTPLLQGEHFSFQVFYYGTPPQGSFFSGMSTGYSSTYQKNVTWSLSEPYAAKEWWPTKQDLTDKADSSWVFITTSDVNMAGSQGLLTAITPLPGNKLRYEWKSRYPIDYYLISVAVADYQEYNIYAKPESLIGDSILIQNFIYDHPNCLPNYKDGIDRTASFIELFSDLYGLYPFWEEKYGHCLTQLGGGMEHQTMTTIGGFGFGLVAHELGHMWFGDNVTCATWSDIWINEGFATYTDYLAHEKIAGPPWPQIWLEDTHENVLSQPDGSVYVPEDELGNIWRIFSGRLSYDKGASIVHMIRFELQNDSVFFNVLKEFQDIYADSVATGVDFKEVLEDISGMDFTDFFDQWYFGEGYPVYEIVWNQDAGNFNMEVTQSTSTAITPLFKMLMPYRLIFNDGTDTTLLLYQNGHVEAYSIPFAKQVEDILVDPDNWVLEKVSSINVGYDEIQNPMHFSFGPNPVMEQLNIFLTNPQPSLYKINIIDHLGRVIYTKQLEGNLIQLNTSSYPSGTYLILLQNGNELYQRKFIKF is encoded by the coding sequence ATGAAAACAAACCTGACGGTATTATTAATGCTGCTAATCCTTAACAATGCATTAGGGCAGTTTAACGCACCTGATCATGATCATTTTTATTGCAGCCATTCGAAAGTTTTAAACCACGGCAATAAGAATCTGTGGCAAGGTATACGCACCGAATTATTGTCTGATTATGATGTTACTTTCTATTTCCTGGATGTTGCTATTGAAAATAACTCTGTTTTTGTAGAAGGTAATGTCACAATTGAAGCTGATGTAATTGAAAGTCAAATTGATACTGTGGCCTTTGAATTAATTGCTGATATGACAGTCGATTCCGTGAAAGTTAATGGGATTCAACGTGCTTTCCTAAGATCCGGCGATGAAACATTCATTATCCTGGATACACCATTACTCCAGGGTGAACACTTTTCATTCCAGGTATTCTATTATGGTACTCCTCCTCAGGGCTCATTCTTCTCCGGAATGTCAACCGGATATTCCAGCACTTATCAGAAGAATGTAACCTGGAGTCTCTCGGAACCTTATGCCGCAAAGGAATGGTGGCCCACTAAACAGGATCTAACTGATAAGGCCGATTCCTCCTGGGTTTTTATAACAACCAGCGACGTTAATATGGCAGGTTCGCAAGGTTTGCTGACTGCAATCACTCCTTTGCCCGGCAACAAACTACGATATGAATGGAAATCCCGTTATCCTATAGACTATTACCTGATTTCTGTGGCAGTTGCTGATTATCAGGAATATAATATTTATGCTAAACCTGAATCCCTTATTGGAGATTCCATACTTATCCAGAATTTTATTTACGACCACCCAAACTGCTTACCTAATTATAAGGATGGGATTGATCGTACTGCATCATTTATCGAACTGTTTTCCGATTTGTATGGATTGTATCCGTTCTGGGAAGAAAAATATGGGCATTGCCTCACACAATTGGGTGGCGGAATGGAACACCAAACCATGACCACTATCGGTGGTTTCGGTTTTGGATTGGTTGCTCACGAACTGGGCCACATGTGGTTCGGTGATAATGTTACATGCGCAACCTGGAGCGATATTTGGATCAATGAGGGTTTTGCGACATACACCGATTATCTGGCCCATGAAAAAATTGCCGGTCCGCCATGGCCACAGATATGGCTCGAAGATACACACGAAAATGTACTTTCTCAACCCGATGGAAGTGTTTATGTTCCTGAAGATGAACTGGGTAATATTTGGAGAATTTTCAGCGGTCGCCTTTCATATGATAAAGGAGCCTCAATCGTTCATATGATACGTTTTGAATTACAGAATGATTCTGTGTTTTTTAATGTTTTAAAGGAGTTCCAGGATATATATGCAGATAGTGTTGCAACCGGCGTGGATTTTAAAGAAGTGCTCGAAGACATCAGTGGCATGGATTTCACAGATTTCTTCGATCAGTGGTATTTCGGGGAAGGATATCCGGTATACGAAATCGTATGGAACCAGGATGCCGGTAATTTCAATATGGAAGTTACCCAATCTACATCTACAGCCATAACCCCATTGTTTAAAATGCTGATGCCCTACAGGTTGATCTTTAATGATGGCACGGATACTACACTTTTGCTATACCAGAATGGTCATGTTGAAGCCTATTCAATCCCATTTGCCAAACAGGTTGAGGATATTTTGGTTGATCCCGACAACTGGGTATTGGAGAAGGTAAGCAGTATAAATGTGGGTTATGATGAAATACAGAATCCTATGCATTTCTCATTCGGGCCGAATCCTGTAATGGAGCAGCTAAACATCTTCCTCACCAATCCACAACCTTCACTTTACAAGATCAATATAATTGATCATCTGGGTAGGGTGATCTATACCAAACAACTGGAAGGAAATCTAATTCAACTGAATACATCGTCCTATCCTTCAGGAACATATTTGATCCTTCTTCAGAATGGAAATGAATTGTATCAAAGGAAATTTATAAAATTCTGA